The Propionispora vibrioides genomic interval CCGCAGGCACATCTTAGAAACGCCCTGATCACGGACGGCAAAAGAGTAAGGCAATTCATGCACGGTCCGGTACTTTCCTTTTACGAGGATTTCGAGCAGAATCTTCCACCCTACAGGCTCCAGCCGAATATGATCTACCACCGCTCGCCGCAAGCCAAAATAGCCACTGGTAGCGTCGGAAATGTCACGCAGCCGCCGTATAGCCAGATTGGCCAGCTTTCTTGCCACCCAGGATACCAGCTTGCGCCACCCGTTTAGTCCCCCATCGGAGCCGCCCGGAATAAACCGGCTGGGAATCACCACATCGTACTGCCTCAAACGTTCCACTATAAGAGGAAGGATTTCCGGCGGATGCTGGAGATCGGCATCCATCACGATGATATACTCACTGTCCGATGCCTCAATCCCTTCAGCCACCGCCTGAGCCAACCCCCGGCGATTACTGCGGTGAAACCACCGCACATGACTATCCTTCTTGTCCAATTGTTTTAGTATCTCAGGCGTATCATCGGAACTGTCGTCGACAAACAAAATTTCATACCCGGTCCCGGCCGGCAGGCTCGCCTGTATCCGGCTGGCAATCGCAACAACATTATCCCGTTCGTTGTAGGTCGGGATGACAATACTGAGCTCCATCAGCAATTCCTCCTTGATCTGGCCTTTACTAGCCGGCGACTGAGTCACGCTGACGATCAGTATCCCCTTCCAAAATAAATGCGACTTAGTCTCCGGGCAAATGACTGTATCGCAGCAAAAGCGTCTGCTTTCACCGCAATACAGTCCCGTATATTGTTGTACCGCATCACCCCTAATCCCGTGGATACTGACAGTACATTTTCCACTGCATTGTCGTCAGTCGGCATACGTCCGGTATGCCTCCTTCCTCCGCCTTGCTTTATGAAAAATCTCCCCGTCATTACCTACAGTTTTAGAGATGATACGGTACTAGGTTGCCAAAAGATCAGGAAAAACATACAGTATCCTGTTGCTGCAGCATTTGTCCGTACCAAAAGTCAGGTCATAATCAACGGCAGCTTCCCCTTGATGGCCAAACACAATCGATTTTCCACCTCATCCCAGTCAATCAGCTCCATAATGCGTTGAATATAGTCCTCCCGCTTATTCTGGTAATCCAGGTAATAGGCATGCTCCCATACATCAATAACCAGAATGGGAATCGATCCCCACTGGGTCAGGTTCTGATGTTTTTCAGCCGTCAGTATCTCCAGGGCCTGCCAGGCCGGATTCCAAACCAGTATGCCCCAGCCCGATCCCTCCACCTTGGCGGTGGCAGCCATAAACTGTTCCATGCCGGCCTGAAAACTGCCAAAGCGGGCGGTCACCTGCTGCCTCGTTACCGATCCCGGTCTGCCGCCATAGCCCTCCGGCGCCAGAATAGTCCAGTACACACTATGCAAAATATGTCCCGAACCTTGAAAAGCCAATTCATTTTCCCAATACTTAACGAAAGTGTAATCTCCATCAGCCCGCGCCTGCGCCATCTGAAGCTCGGCCTTGTTCAATCCATCCACATAAGCCTGATGATGTTTGTCATGATGGATACGCAAGGTCTCCTCACCAATAACCGGTTCCAGCGCATCATACGGATATGGCAGCGGCGGCAGCCGATGTTTTCCTAAAGGAACACTTTTCTCACGGATATCCCGCAACACCTGATTCATCCCTCCTGCCGGTTCAATGAAATTATCCTTCACTATCAGCCTATGAACCGACCCTCCGGCAGGGAACCGCAACTTTTATAACCGGTCCTTTCCACCGTTCAAACCTAACCGGACTTCCGGCGAAAAACCGACACAAAAATAATGCTGATTCTCAATCACCACATCGGAAGAACCCTCCCGTCCGATTCCGGCCGCCGCCGATTCGGACGAAAAAGAAGCCAAACCGGCGGTAGTCTGCCGGCTTGGCTTCTTTTCGCTTCCCATTGCTAGTGCTCCGTCAACTTTGAAACAGGAAGATGGTGGCGGGGCAAAGTTTTGTCAGACAAGTCAGAGGAAGGAGGCATACCGCCAGTATGTTGACTGACAACAACGAAGGCTGACGAAATTTTGACCGTCAGCAATTTCTGTTTTCAAGGTTGGTGGAGCACTAGTTGTCTTCGGGTTGCACAATCCCTTTAATAATCAGCATAACCGCTGTGGCACCGGGGTCCTGGCGGCCGACAGATTTCTGACTATAATAAGCCGCCCGGCCATGCACCGATTGCAGGGTTTTAGTTTGCTCGACACCGGCAACCGCTGCCCGATAGGCGGCTGCACCTGCTTCCG includes:
- a CDS encoding glycosyltransferase encodes the protein MELSIVIPTYNERDNVVAIASRIQASLPAGTGYEILFVDDSSDDTPEILKQLDKKDSHVRWFHRSNRRGLAQAVAEGIEASDSEYIIVMDADLQHPPEILPLIVERLRQYDVVIPSRFIPGGSDGGLNGWRKLVSWVARKLANLAIRRLRDISDATSGYFGLRRAVVDHIRLEPVGWKILLEILVKGKYRTVHELPYSFAVRDQGVSKMCLREQWNYLRHVARLLWTSPQDMRFILFCLIGAIGVVVNMKLLNFFINLGLWGDLQASCMASFLAMVHNFLLNNWLTWRDRSLAPGSLIKRFPPYLMVSCLGILVTGLTAKGFTLLGWDIYAGQFAGIVAAACWSFTLNNRWVWLLPAPSCEPAKLVVTQESVLEKVIDETVL
- a CDS encoding superoxide dismutase, translated to MNQVLRDIREKSVPLGKHRLPPLPYPYDALEPVIGEETLRIHHDKHHQAYVDGLNKAELQMAQARADGDYTFVKYWENELAFQGSGHILHSVYWTILAPEGYGGRPGSVTRQQVTARFGSFQAGMEQFMAATAKVEGSGWGILVWNPAWQALEILTAEKHQNLTQWGSIPILVIDVWEHAYYLDYQNKREDYIQRIMELIDWDEVENRLCLAIKGKLPLIMT